The nucleotide window CCCGGGCATCGGGAAGTCGTGGGGACGTACGAGGACGACAGTTCTCCTGGTGCGAGCGAGCACGGCCAGCGAGACCGACCCGGCAAGAAACCCCGCCAGCCCGCCCAGTCCCCGGGAGCCCAGGACCAGCAGTCCGGCCTCGTCTCCGGCGGCGCACAGCGCCTCGACCGCGTCGTCGGCGGTCCATTCCGTCTCGATGTCGAGGGCCGGGTGGCGCCGGTGCAGCCGCCTCGCCGCCGTGGCCAGCATCCGCTCGCCCCAGCCACGTGCCGTGGCCGGGTCGACGAGGAGCCGGCGTCTGTCGTCGTCGACACACCATGCCTGAAGCAGGCGCAGCGGCACCGCGCGGCGCAGTGCCTCCTCGGCGGCCCAGTCAACGGCGGCGAGACTTTCCCGAGATCCATCGAGGCCGACCATGACGATGCGGGACATGAAGACTCCTTGGGGAGAGAGACTGGGACGGCACTGCTCACAGTGGCCCGCGGAGGCCGCACGCGCAGGGGGCCACAGGTCCCCTGGCGAGTGACGGTGGTCCCCGTGGGCGCCCAGCCACCAGGTGCGGCCGAACGGCGGTCCACTCAGGGCCGATCGGCCCTCGGTGGGCGGCCCTGTCTCACTGATGCTGAGAGCCACAGGGGGGCCGATGCGGCCATCCCGTCCCCCTACCTATGGAGGCAAAGCCATGATCCCCGAAGTCACTGTCGGAGTGGACGGTTCCGCGGAAGGCCTTGCGGCGGCCGAATGGGCGGCGCGCGAAGCCGTGCGGCGTGGGGTGGCGCTGCGCATCGTGCACGCCTGGCTCTGGCAGCCGCTGGACGTTCCCGTCGCGCAGGACAGGGATGTGCAGGCCAAGTACGCCCACGGCGTGCTGCGGGAGGCCGAGACGCACGTCGCGGGGCTGTGTCCCGACCTCGCCATCACCTCGGAAGTGGTGCAGGACACGGCGGTCGCCGCGCTGCTGAGAGAAGCGGAGGCATCCGAGATGCTGGTGCTCGGATCACGCGGACACGGGGCGTTCCTCGGCTTCCTCCTCGGCTCGTGCGGACAGGAGGTGATCGCCGCCGCGACACGGCCCGTCGTGTCCGTACGCGCCCGTGAGAGGCAGACACGCCAGCTGACCGGGAGCGAAGTGGTCGTGGGCCAGTCGGGCACGCCGTACAGCGACGCGGTACTCGGCTTCGCCTTCGAGGCGGCTGCCCTACGCGGTGCCGCCGTGCGTGCGGTAAGGACCTGGAGCCTGCCGCCGATCTACGCCTACGGCCCCGGCTCCCTGCGTCTCGCGGACGAGGCGGGAGGATTGGAGCCGTTCGAGCAGAAGGCACTGGCGGAAGCGCTGGCGCCCTGGCGCGAACGGTTTCCCGACGTCCAGGTGATCGAGCAGGTCGAGATGGGTAGTGCGGGGCAGGTGCTGTTGTCCAGCCTCTCGGACGCCCAGTTGCTCGTGGTCGGCCGCAGGGAACGGCGTGGCCGTGTGGGAACACGCATCGGGTCGGTCGCCCACGCCGCTCTCCACCACGCCCCCTGCCCCGTAGCCGTCGTCCCGCACAACTGAAGACCCATGGCCCAAACGAGGAAGTGACACGGACGGGCAGGAGAGTTCAATGGGCTCGCGTCCTCGTTCG belongs to Streptomyces finlayi and includes:
- a CDS encoding universal stress protein; the encoded protein is MIPEVTVGVDGSAEGLAAAEWAAREAVRRGVALRIVHAWLWQPLDVPVAQDRDVQAKYAHGVLREAETHVAGLCPDLAITSEVVQDTAVAALLREAEASEMLVLGSRGHGAFLGFLLGSCGQEVIAAATRPVVSVRARERQTRQLTGSEVVVGQSGTPYSDAVLGFAFEAAALRGAAVRAVRTWSLPPIYAYGPGSLRLADEAGGLEPFEQKALAEALAPWRERFPDVQVIEQVEMGSAGQVLLSSLSDAQLLVVGRRERRGRVGTRIGSVAHAALHHAPCPVAVVPHN